The DNA segment aattctcCTAACAAATTAAGTTATATGGTTTTGTCTGtaggtgtgcgtgtgtctgtgtagatgtgtgtatgcatgtgtatggAGCGTATTGATAGCGTTGGGTAGTTTTAGCTTTTTAGCGCTAgagttaataatattattttaatttattcgtttttttgttttgttttgctttccttttgcttttgcttttcttttattcttgTAGCTCtgttttagatttttctttggttgttgctgtatttatttctcattattattactttagcttttttgttcaattttgtttttgcttgctgctactttttgtgtgtgtttgtcactgtctttttttattttttatatttttgtttaacgtGACTCTGCTTTATTTTCATCTTTATCTGCTTGTTTTGTAGGCCTATTTGATGTCACGTCACTCCTGTCCGTTAGCGGATCCTTCTCACTTCTGTCACGCCCACCACTCTTCCATCCGTAACCTTCCAGTTCctcctgttgctgttcttcAAGCTTGTAGCCTTTTTGTGATACTATCCCATTGCGATTTGCTTAATCGACCATTAACTCAAAGTGGACGGATCCTCTCCTATCCGAGCGATCGTGATGGATGTTATGAGCCCAGGCTTTGCACTCAATGTTGATCAATACGCCAGCTAAGAAAGCAGAGAAAGAAATAATCGTTTTAAGATTTGTAATTTAAGACAAGTATAcaagaaatttatattaatgttgtgactattaaaactttttaagCCTCTGTCAAGTGATCCAGATATGAATTCATTTGTAAATGGAACACTATAATTTATGTTGTGAGTTAACCCATTTTTGCCATTCTAAACGCTTCAAAATGCGAAATAATGACTTAGAAAACGTGCATAGCTCAGTGAATGAAATTCATCCGTTTTGAAAGCTTTATTGCATCCCTATTACAATGCTCCTTCTCCTTTAACTTCATCCTCTTTGACGCACTCAATGCCCTGGAGCTctctattaatatttattgtggcGTAAAATTGGGTCTGttgatattttcttttgtcttttcacatttttctttgtttgcatttcttttgtatggCTAAAGGAAGCTAACACATTTGAGGTAGAGTTATCATTTAGCCTTTGGTATGAGTTTGATTGAAATTCTGGACActcttatttcatttttcttcaCATTATGATAGTAATCTATCATTAATATACAGGCTATTttggtagaagggtattataactttgtgccttcaGGATCAGCGTCAATAACCGAGACGAATAGaaatgtccgtctgtccgtccgtctacATGAACCTAGATCTCAAAGACTGTAAGAGATAGGgatataaatttgttgtagatcaagtttgtttcaaatttgtgacacgcccacttccacccCCGCAAATCGAATACTATGTGTAATAATCtagcacatacatatatctggtatatagtattatttgaaaataataatatattaatataccatatatagtctttggtatattttaatatatttgttgtatattaactcagtatatttttagaataataccgcactattttgttcttattcaaaaatggttagcgggtatccCACAGTCGATCACATTCTTTCTTATGAAATCTTGATTTTAACAGCATTTTCTAGCTGGCATTTACAAAGTATTTAACATAAGGCAgtgtaaaaatgcaaaattctaATAATTTGTAGTACTTACTTTCGACGGTGAAttgaacagcaacaattggCGGAATGTAACCCTCAATATTTTGGAATGGGAAGTAGTAATGGGGGAAACCCATGCGAGGATAATAATCGCGGGCCTTAATGTTCTCAACATCAGCAGGATTTTCACCCTCACACGATACCCAAACAACGCCAGTCTAAGTTAAaagataataattattattaattaaaccATAATAATGCTCGATTGCTCGATGAATAAGTCGTGTTTACCTCATTTGGTCGAAGGCTCTGCTTTTCCTTGATGTGCTGTTTCAACTCCTCGGGCATGTCATTGGGCAAAGCTTTTGAATCGTTGTAAATTGCTGGCACCCAattgtatatctatataattacacaattatttataaatgcttTTGAATAATGCACAAATTTTCTACGAACTTACCTTGTTCAACTTAAGGAATATGCAGGGTCGGGCCACATGATAACCAAAGTTATTATCAGCAGTGCAGGGCGAAAAGCTTTGAATATCAATACCGCACACTTTTCCATCACCGGGGGGGGATTCTCGAATGAGCAGTTCACTTGATTCTTCTTGGGCAAATCGTCGTAAGCTATGAATGTTATATtgtatgaatattattatttagtattgttGAAAACTTCCATCTTTCAATCACTTCACTCGGACTCCAAAATTAAATCTAGCAATCAGTTATAGCAATAAGTACTCAggtgtttgtgttttacaaaaataattgtttcaCTTACTGTGAGctgtgtttattgtttattgtttattgacaaaaaacaaatgtgagTATGTagaaaattcacaaaaattaaaaacaaaaaacaattcaaaaatatgcCCACTGCATCTCATTGCAAAATCAGTCAAAACTCTTTGAAGTTACTCTTTGCTGTACTTACCTTTCAGAAATGATGAAGTTTCATCAACCCAATACTTATAGTTGTCCTTCTTCGATGATTCGTACCAGACAAGAGTGCTCTCAACATTCGCCTCTGGGGGCATTGGTCGGAAGCCAAGTCCTGCAAAGGGAATCAACCAGACAAGTTTTGTTCACATTAGTTGTTCACATTCATATCcaattagttaattaaattgttatggTTTTCTGCATATATTTTCGGCTGGTTTTCGGCATGCGTGTTTATAGGCGTGACGCATTTATGAGTTACGCCTGTTCTTGTATATACTCATTAATTCtcgaaatatgcaaattattagCTAACTGAATAATACTTTATATTCTTTTCAACTATTAGTTAACTATTATTTACCTGGATTCGATCCAATCAATCCATTGTCAAGCATCCATTTAGGTTTATCAGCCTCCAATGTCTGATAAAACACCGCGAATATGGCAGCAAAGAATCCGGTTAACGCCGCGtagaatataatatagaaaagtAGAATTTTTGCTGAAAGGGAAGAAGAAGTGGAAATCAATATTACGTTTGGTTTGCACATAACCAATCACGtcaaagcatttaattaagttgacaGCAATTAAGTCATTTTAATGTTTACCACAATGTGACATAAATACTTTGAGGTACCACATAATTAAACGTTGCGGCTTTAAGACAACCCCACATTTAGCACCTCATCGATTTTAGCATATGtttctttttactttactttactgcATTATATGTACTTTTAAAGTGCACTATATTAAATGCATGATGCTTTTGATTATTGAGTCTTAAAtgtcaaatttcaaatacgaAGTATCAGACTCTATATGTACATTGTGCCCTTGGCTAATTGGCAGTTGCGCTATTTCTGGCACCAGCTTTCAGCTTGTCACACTTCTCCTATGTTTCCTCACTCCACTTCAAGCTCGTTACACAATGCACGACTTTTGACATTTTCTTGGCTCTGGCTGCAAGTTGGGCTGGGGCATTGCAAGGGCAAGGAACTAacttttttcatctttttttttttaagggaGTGGGTGGTGGAATGTGCAAACTAAACCCTTGTCCGTAGAGTTGACTGGCTTGTCATTCTGGCATTTGTGTTTTATAATTAAGAGTGATTAAAAGGTCGCTAAGTTCTATGTAACTGAAAGTGACTTTTCTTTCTTAGTTTCAAGCTTTCATTtccattatatttaattgggATGTATTCCACTACTAAATAGTTAATTCTAAACCATTGTAGGTTGTAAATTATGTATACGCCATGCAATGCTAAAGACTCGACAATTCATAAAGACAAATGTATGATTGCGTCGGAATTGACATTGGCGTTGTCGTAATTTGTAAACCCATTAATCATCAGTTGTTATCCAAGATATGTGAAAATCGTGGGAACTTAGGAAACACAATATGACAAGGAGAAAAGCTTTAAGAAAAATGTGCAAagaattttcgaaaatttgaatttataatcttctacaaaaatatattttcattttaaataactgCCGAAGAAACATTCTGAGGTCGGtcatcaatcaatcatcaTGATAAACATATTTAGGCGAATGCAACTCGTTAATTTTCAAGTCATCTTGAAAACACTGGCAACATTAATTCTTCTCATGGTCAATTAGTTGGCAAGTTGGAAAGTATTGGCAATACAAAAAAGACGCATGCGCATTGTTAATTCGACCCAACAAGCTATTTGAGATGCACGcttcctttctctctttctctctctctctctctctgtctctctcattCGCTGGCAAAGCTTTCTCATGGCCATACACAAACATACTCACACATATACTCACACTAATACCAGCACACTTGCATGGACATAAGTACGCTCGTATGATACTTACAAACATGGATAGAAAGAGCCCATAACTTGCGTTACTTTATGGCATGGCAAGACAGTTAGCACAGTTATTGTCAAAAACAGGGTTACACTTCGATTTTCTATACTCTATATAGTATGCGCATACATTTCTCAGTGACAGTATTCCAAGAGCGGCAATTTTCTCTATTTTGTTTATCGCCTATCCAAAATCTTAGAATcgtttaagaaaataaaaaagcataCGCAAGTTTGCAGTTAATGTTCCTCATAATTGCCAACTTAATTAAAGATGTTCAGTTCCCATGTCAATTGAGGCGTTCAAATTGAAAGCGAAGCGGCAAACAGAGCCAGACGGGGAAAATGCTTGCATAGCCTTACGTAATTTACTAACGTTATATGTAGgcagttaaataaaaatcaggTTTGCATGGCAACACTGAAGCTAACTTCGAGCACTTCTGTGCTTCatacagagagcgagagagagagaaagagagagagagagagagaggaagcgaGAGCGAGTGATGAGGCGTGCACAAGGAGAGAAGGAGGAACAAGGAGTTCCTTTTTGCAGTTGGTTGTGCTTTTTATTCTacattttcttattgttgttccAAGTGGTATATAATATGTACtcgtatatgtgtatgtatgtcaGCGTGTGCTTACACTTCtctttgtatatgtgtgtgtgtgtatgcttaAGTGTATTTCTGTACTTAACGAGCTGGTTGCTCTGGTTTCTCTGGTTTCAGCGGTCGCAGTGGCTTTTGGTTCTACGATGCTCGGTTTGAGGTTTTTTGGGAGATGGAAAAGGCAATAATACTAAGAGGGAATTAGAGGATGTGCACGGTTGTTAAGTTgctaaaatttgttgttcgTCTTGGTACACAAAACAGCTGTTTAGTTTAAACAGCAGAGTACACATATCTCTGACAATATGTGTGTTTAAGTCTATCTCatcataaattacaaaatatttttatataatatcaaAAATGTGTTATATTCTGCGCTCAATGCTCATAGCAATcaatactaaaaaattaatattaaaaaaaactatgttAACATTAGTATGATCGATtccacaaatataaataaagcaactTTGCAGCTTTATCCCCCTGCATAAATATTCctgttttattaatatttaaaatgaaatacgatttatgaaaattatcCATGATAATTATAATCAGAGCGGCATGCTTAAAAAATTGTGctattttgtttgatttattttggttGCCAGGCGACGGATTGGCGCTGCCTTCTCCAGTTTCGGTTTAGTTATGCAGGGTCTGTGTTAAAATCCGATTGATTTACGCGagtttctccttctcttttcCACTCTATGCatatgactgtgtgtgtgtgtgtgtgtgtgtgtgtatatgtttgtgtgcTATTGTGCCAGTGAGCACCTGGCAGGTCTCAGTGgaacattaagtatacgcagcatTGTGCGCGGACTCTCTGACAGCGACAACATTTCTCTCGCTCATTTTGCCTCTCTACCTCTGTGCCTCTCTGTCGTCCTCTATCTATCTTGTTATATCTCTTTTTCTCGTTCCTTTTGGCTTTGCAGGTCTCTCGCCTGAACTTTGGCATTTGCACAGCTGCCGCAAAATTGTAACGAGCTGGACTAGTATTGGTGAGTATCTGATTGTGGGAGACTGTttctgtgtgtgggtgtgtgcgtgtgaatgCATTGCTTGCTGCACACACCatttacatacacacgcaTAGGCATACAAATGAATTGCGGCCATTTCTTCCTCTTcccttttttaatttcagtttcaattttacCTTTCTGTGGCTGCAACGAGTGTGAAATTGGGAACTCGGCCAGTGAGTGCTCTCCTCGGGTTCTCTGCAAATTTTGACAGTTgcagaaaaatacaaaaattacatGCACATTTACACACccacactcatactcacacccacacccacacatacacatacacttacaccCACACAACTAATGGTAGAAAACAGCAGCTGTCACATAAAAAGAAGGGAAAAATGACCAGTAAAATGAAGCAGAAAATACAACTGTCAACATCAGGATTCACAGCACCCCGGGTTATGTTGCACAAAAGCACTTACACAAGCTTCCACATCGTATAAACATAGACactatatatgtaaaatatacatatatactttgcCCTCAACTTGCGCAATAATATACAAtccaacaaataaataacggaatgatatattataaaattctttcttcttttttttatgtgctaGATAAGAATGAATATAAAAGtgatttatatttcaaaaatgatcaatttatataatttatgttccTTAATTTTCGTAAAAAAcgttaaatgcaaataagaCTTTTAgttcagtttttaatttaaaatattcaacgTTGTAgtttttatcattttcatCTACATTTTACACttactttacatttttaaatgtagttcATACTGAAGTTAATTTACTCACTCAATGGAAAACATTTAAGTTATTTGCTCGATTACGTagattacaaataattaataataattattaatattcatatgcATAATTTGGGAAAGGTATTTCAATCATGAAGAGCTAATAAGTTTTCCCAAGGTATTTACATGTTGCGCCTTCGTAAATAAATACGACTAggcattaaataattaatttatagcaCCCTTAAAGGGTAGATCAACATTTGTGAAAATACAACGACTGAGAATGGATTAATTAAAGCtcgttttatataattttctcTTTGAATGGGAAAATAGAATGTAATAGAGTATTTCCTAGCCGGTAGCTCACAAAAGTTGTtcttaattgcttttcaattaaGAGCATtgaaagtttttcaatttgaagcaTGCAACTTTGATTGTTGCGAATTCTTTTGTATCTTCTGGTCGATGGAAAAGATGTCTGCAATTGGACAAAGAAAATCTTTAGCTCATTATAATGCACTTACGCAATCGACTTGCGAGCCTCATGCTAATTGGAGTGTCGATTGAATAATAGGTTATCCAGTGCAAACTATTTAACAGACTGACAGTTTGTGGAGGTCAACCACTTCAATGAAATGGTTTGTAGTCGCATCTGTTCAATTCGTATGACTTGGATTTTGGCACATTATTTAGCACTCGGCTCAAATTGATGGGTTAGTGCAAATTGCAAGACCTCGatacaaaagaaaaccaaacaaaaaaaaagatgtctCGTGCGTTTTCTAACGTCTCGAATTGAGCTCATTGATGTCATGACAAATTGTCGCTCGAAATGATTGCTTTTCAATTGGTCTGCTGTCAGACAATTGAAACTGTTTTATTGAGATGTTTtctgattctttttttttttgtttttg comes from the Drosophila sulfurigaster albostrigata strain 15112-1811.04 chromosome 2L, ASM2355843v2, whole genome shotgun sequence genome and includes:
- the LOC133838248 gene encoding LOW QUALITY PROTEIN: sodium/potassium-transporting ATPase subunit beta-2 (The sequence of the model RefSeq protein was modified relative to this genomic sequence to represent the inferred CDS: deleted 2 bases in 1 codon), with protein sequence MADKKIGEYYAPPPKMGKWEGFKKFLWNSETSQCLGRTGSSWAKILLFYIIFYAALTGFFAAIFAVFYQTLEADKPKWMLDNGLIGSNPGLGFRPMPPEANVESTLVWYESSKKDNYKYWVDETSSFLKAYDDLPKKNQVNCSFENPPPDGKVCGIDIQSFSPCTADNNFGYHVARPCIFLKLNKIYNWVPAIYNDSKALPNDMPEELKQHIKEKQSLRPNETGVVWVSCEGENPADVENIKARDYYPRMGFPHYYFPFQNIEGYIPPIVAVQFTVETGVLINIECKAWAHNIHHDRSDRRGSVHFELMVD